A genomic window from Streptococcus sanguinis includes:
- a CDS encoding insulinase family protein produces the protein MRGVMEITKGVRLHFIQSEKFKTNKIRVRFSAPMSKETVAGRVLTASMLETVNAVYPTSQAFRERLANLYGADYSTSLSRRGLVHYLDINLSFVRDKFLSRKNVLTDAMLDFLKASLFSPLVSQDAFDESAFEIEKKNILNDLEAEIENHFYHAHRELDKLFYEEEEMQMPRVGTIELIQKETAASSFAAFQQMLQENQIDFFFIGDFNEVAVREKIQSFNFAPRQQELQLVYQQEYSNVLREGLEQKDVHQSIIELGYHFPIQYGESEHLPLVVLNALLGGFAHSKLFVNLREKEGLAYTISSNFDIFSGMMRIYAGIDRSNRTRTVALINRQIVDLKRGNFSLEELNQTKKMLRNSVLLAQDRQNTILERAYMSSVLGKKFLSLEAWLEALEQVHKDDIVKAAGLLKLQAIYFMEGK, from the coding sequence ATGAGGGGCGTCATGGAAATCACTAAAGGAGTTCGTCTCCATTTTATTCAATCAGAAAAATTTAAAACAAACAAAATTAGGGTTCGTTTTTCAGCGCCTATGTCCAAAGAAACAGTAGCTGGTCGGGTTTTAACAGCCAGCATGCTAGAGACTGTCAATGCGGTTTATCCTACTTCGCAAGCTTTCAGAGAACGTTTGGCCAATTTGTATGGCGCTGATTATTCAACGAGTCTTTCAAGGAGAGGATTGGTGCATTATTTAGATATCAATCTTTCTTTTGTGCGGGATAAATTTTTGAGTCGTAAAAATGTCCTGACAGATGCCATGCTTGATTTTTTGAAAGCCAGCTTGTTTTCTCCATTGGTAAGTCAGGACGCTTTTGATGAATCTGCTTTTGAAATTGAGAAGAAAAATATCTTGAATGATTTGGAAGCTGAAATTGAGAATCATTTTTATCATGCTCATCGAGAATTAGATAAACTCTTTTATGAAGAAGAGGAAATGCAGATGCCTCGTGTTGGGACGATTGAATTAATCCAGAAAGAGACTGCTGCAAGCAGTTTTGCTGCTTTTCAGCAGATGCTTCAGGAAAATCAGATTGACTTTTTCTTTATTGGGGACTTTAATGAAGTGGCTGTTCGGGAGAAAATTCAATCTTTCAATTTTGCACCTCGCCAGCAAGAACTTCAGTTAGTTTATCAGCAAGAATATTCCAATGTTTTGCGAGAAGGACTGGAGCAGAAGGATGTGCATCAGTCAATTATTGAGTTGGGCTATCACTTCCCTATTCAGTACGGAGAGAGTGAACACCTGCCTTTGGTCGTTTTAAATGCTTTGCTAGGTGGCTTTGCCCATTCGAAATTATTTGTCAATCTTCGTGAAAAGGAAGGGCTGGCTTATACAATTTCTAGCAATTTTGATATTTTTTCAGGAATGATGCGAATTTACGCTGGTATTGACCGCAGCAATCGGACCAGAACAGTTGCTTTAATCAACCGGCAAATTGTTGATTTGAAGCGTGGGAATTTTAGTCTGGAAGAACTGAATCAAACCAAGAAAATGCTGAGAAATTCGGTATTGTTAGCTCAGGATCGACAGAATACAATCTTAGAGAGAGCTTATATGTCTTCTGTTTTAGGGAAAAAATTCTTATCTCTTGAAGCTTGGCTGGAAGCTTTGGAACAGGTTCATAAAGATGATATTGTCAAAGCAGCTGGTCTCTTAAAATTACAAGCTATTTACTTTATGGAAGGAAAATAA
- the yaaA gene encoding S4 domain-containing protein YaaA has product MEYKLFDDYITLQALLKETGIIQSGGAIKTFLSEYPVLFNGEPENRRGKKLRINDRISLPEQGIEIDLIAPSQEEILQHQKEIAEKKRVAELVKAMNKDLKKSQTSRKEKRKNAGIPKKQKTTKSPVRFPGI; this is encoded by the coding sequence ATGGAATATAAATTATTTGATGACTACATCACGCTACAAGCCCTTTTGAAAGAAACAGGAATTATCCAAAGTGGCGGAGCAATTAAAACATTTCTAAGTGAATATCCAGTTCTTTTTAACGGTGAGCCAGAAAACCGTCGGGGAAAAAAACTCCGTATCAATGACAGGATTTCCCTTCCCGAGCAAGGAATTGAAATTGATTTGATAGCTCCTAGTCAAGAAGAAATTCTGCAACACCAGAAAGAAATCGCAGAAAAAAAACGAGTTGCTGAACTTGTCAAAGCCATGAATAAGGATTTAAAAAAATCTCAGACTTCTAGAAAAGAAAAGCGTAAGAATGCAGGGATACCTAAAAAGCAGAAAACTACCAAAAGCCCTGTTCGCTTCCCTGGTATCTAA
- the recF gene encoding DNA replication/repair protein RecF yields MWLQSLKIKHFRNYQEADIDFHPGLNVFLGQNAQGKTNILEAVYFLALTRSHRTRSDKDLIHFTENDLFVSGILEKKTGKVPLDINLTPKGRITKVNHLKQSKLSDYIGTMNVVLFAPEDLQLIKGSPSLRRKFIDIELGQIKPVYLSDLSNYNHVLKQRNAYLKANDKVDETFLTVLDEQLVDYGCRVIRHRLDFLQKLESFAQDKHWDISQNLEELTIKYLSSIPLHQIDSLEEIYCSSLLSSRKRDLFKKNTGVGPHRDDIAFFINQMDANFGSQGQHRSLVLSLKLAEIKLIESITKETPILLLDDVMSELDNNRQLKLLETISQDIQTFITTTTLEHLKNLPQDIKIFTIQQGQIISQS; encoded by the coding sequence ATGTGGCTGCAATCATTAAAAATCAAGCATTTCCGAAATTATCAGGAAGCTGATATTGACTTCCATCCTGGCTTAAATGTCTTTCTAGGCCAGAACGCACAAGGTAAAACTAATATCTTAGAAGCTGTTTATTTCCTAGCCTTGACAAGAAGCCACCGCACACGCTCAGATAAGGATTTGATTCATTTTACAGAAAATGATCTCTTTGTCTCTGGTATCTTAGAAAAAAAGACTGGTAAAGTTCCCCTTGACATTAACTTGACACCAAAAGGTCGCATCACAAAAGTCAACCACTTGAAACAAAGTAAATTATCAGACTACATTGGAACCATGAATGTTGTTCTTTTTGCTCCTGAAGATTTACAGTTGATTAAAGGTTCTCCCAGTCTACGCCGTAAATTTATAGACATTGAGCTTGGACAAATCAAGCCTGTCTATCTATCAGATTTATCCAATTACAACCATGTCCTCAAACAACGCAATGCCTATCTGAAAGCTAATGACAAAGTTGATGAAACCTTCTTGACTGTCCTTGATGAGCAGCTGGTTGACTATGGCTGTCGTGTCATAAGGCATCGGTTGGATTTTTTGCAAAAATTAGAAAGCTTTGCTCAAGATAAGCACTGGGACATCTCTCAAAATTTGGAAGAATTGACTATCAAGTATCTGTCATCTATTCCTTTACACCAAATTGACAGTTTAGAAGAAATTTACTGCTCTTCCTTATTAAGCAGCCGTAAACGTGACCTATTCAAAAAAAATACAGGTGTTGGTCCCCATCGTGATGATATTGCTTTTTTTATCAACCAGATGGATGCCAACTTTGGCAGTCAAGGTCAGCATCGCAGTCTTGTTTTATCACTGAAACTAGCCGAAATCAAGTTAATAGAAAGCATAACGAAGGAAACGCCTATTTTGTTGCTTGACGATGTAATGAGCGAACTTGACAACAACCGTCAACTAAAATTATTAGAAACTATCTCTCAGGATATTCAAACTTTCATCACAACAACAACTTTAGAACATTTAAAAAATCTTCCACAAGATATAAAAATTTTCACCATCCAACAAGGACAAATTATATCTCAATCCTAG
- the guaB gene encoding IMP dehydrogenase: protein MSNWDTKFLKKGFTFDDVLLIPAESHVLPNDADLSTKLAENLTLNIPIITAAMDTVTESQMAIAIARAGGLGVIHKNMSIEQQADEVRKVKRSENGVIIDPFFLTPEHTIAEADELMGRYRISGVPVVETLENRKLVGILTNRDLRFISDFNQPISRHMTSENLVTAPVGTDLGTAERILQEHRIEKLPLVDDKGCLSGLITIKDIEKVIEFPNAAKDEFGRLLVAGAVGVTSDTFERAEALFEAGADAIVIDTAHGHSAGVLRKIAEIRAHFPNRTLIAGNIATAEGACALYEAGVDVVKVGIGPGSICTTRVIAGVGVPQVTAIYDAAAVAREYGKTIIADGGIKYSGDIVKALAAGGNAVMLGSMFAGTDEAPGETEIFQGRKFKTYRGMGSIAAMKKGSSDRYFQGSVNEANKLVPEGIEGRVAYKGAAADIVFQMLGGIRSGMGYVGAANLQELHDNAQFIEMSGAGLKESHPHDVQITNEAPNYSVQ, encoded by the coding sequence ATGTCTAACTGGGACACTAAATTTTTGAAAAAAGGTTTTACCTTTGATGATGTACTGCTGATTCCAGCTGAAAGCCATGTACTGCCCAATGATGCTGATTTGAGCACCAAGCTTGCTGAGAATCTGACTTTAAATATCCCAATCATTACTGCTGCCATGGACACTGTTACAGAGAGTCAGATGGCTATCGCTATTGCCCGTGCCGGCGGTCTTGGAGTTATCCACAAAAATATGTCTATTGAGCAACAGGCTGATGAAGTTCGAAAGGTTAAGCGTTCTGAGAATGGCGTTATTATTGATCCTTTTTTCCTAACGCCAGAGCATACGATTGCTGAAGCAGATGAGTTGATGGGACGTTACCGTATTAGTGGTGTTCCTGTTGTCGAAACTCTTGAAAATCGTAAGTTAGTTGGTATTCTGACCAATCGTGATTTACGTTTTATTTCTGACTTTAATCAACCTATTTCCCGTCATATGACCAGTGAGAATCTTGTCACAGCTCCTGTTGGTACAGATTTAGGAACTGCAGAGCGCATTTTGCAAGAGCACCGGATCGAAAAGTTGCCTTTGGTTGATGATAAGGGCTGTCTTTCAGGTTTGATTACCATTAAAGATATTGAAAAAGTTATTGAGTTTCCAAATGCTGCTAAAGATGAGTTTGGTCGTCTCTTGGTAGCTGGTGCTGTTGGAGTTACTTCAGATACTTTCGAACGTGCAGAAGCTCTCTTTGAAGCAGGTGCTGATGCGATTGTTATTGATACTGCTCATGGCCATTCTGCAGGAGTTTTGCGTAAGATTGCAGAGATTCGCGCTCATTTCCCTAATCGCACCTTGATTGCTGGAAACATAGCAACTGCTGAAGGTGCATGCGCTCTTTATGAAGCAGGTGTGGATGTTGTTAAGGTCGGAATTGGCCCAGGTTCTATCTGCACAACCCGTGTCATTGCTGGTGTTGGTGTTCCTCAAGTAACGGCTATTTATGATGCAGCTGCTGTAGCGCGTGAATATGGAAAAACCATCATTGCTGATGGTGGGATTAAGTATTCTGGAGATATTGTTAAGGCCTTGGCTGCAGGTGGAAATGCTGTTATGCTAGGTTCAATGTTTGCAGGAACAGACGAAGCGCCAGGTGAGACAGAAATCTTCCAAGGTCGGAAATTTAAGACTTACCGTGGAATGGGATCTATCGCCGCTATGAAGAAGGGATCTAGTGACCGTTACTTCCAAGGTTCTGTCAATGAAGCGAATAAGCTAGTTCCAGAAGGAATTGAAGGTCGTGTGGCATACAAGGGAGCTGCTGCAGATATTGTCTTCCAGATGCTGGGTGGTATCCGATCTGGTATGGGTTATGTTGGTGCTGCAAATCTGCAAGAACTTCACGATAATGCTCAGTTTATTGAGATGAGTGGTGCTGGATTGAAGGAAAGCCACCCTCATGATGTGCAAATTACAAATGAAGCCCCTAACTATTCAGTTCAATAA